Proteins encoded within one genomic window of Macaca fascicularis isolate 582-1 chromosome 16, T2T-MFA8v1.1:
- the ALDOC gene encoding fructose-bisphosphate aldolase C, giving the protein MPHSYPALSAEQKKELSDIALRIVAPGKGILAADESVGSMAKRLSQIGVENTEENRRLYRQVLFSADDRVKKCIGGVIFFHETLYQKDDNGVPFVRTIQDKGIVVGIKVDKGVVPLAGTDGETTTQGLDGLSERCAQYKKDGADFAKWRCVLKISERTPSALAILENANVLARYASICQQNGIVPIVEPEILPDGDHDLKRCQYVTEKVLAAVYKALSDHHVYLEGTLLKPNMVTPGHACPIKYTPEEIAMATVTALRRTVPPAVPGVTFLSGGQSEEEASLNLNAINRCPLPRPWALTFSYGRALQASALNAWRGQRDNAGAATEEFIKRAEVNGLAAQGKYEGSGEDGGAAAQSLYIANHAY; this is encoded by the exons ATGCCTCACTCGTACCCAGCCCTTTCTGCTGAGCAGAAGAAGGAATTGTCTGACATTGCCCTCCGGATTGTAGCCCCGGGCAAAGGCATTCTGGCTGCGGATGAGTCTGTAG GCAGCATGGCCAAGAGGCTGAGCCAAATTGGGGTGGAGAACACAGAGGAGAACCGTCGGCTGTACCGCCAGGTCCTGTTCAGTGCTGATGATCGTGTGAAAAAGTGCATTGGAGgtgttattttctttcatgagACCCTCTACCAGAAAGATGATAATGGTGTTCCCTTCGTCCGAACCATCCAAGATAAGGGCATCGTCGTGGGCATCAAG GTTGACAAGGGTGTGGTGCCTCTAGCTGGGACTGATGGAGAAACCACCACTCAAG GACTGGATGGGCTCTCAGAACGCTGTGCCCAGTATAAGAAGGATGGTGCTGACTTTGCCAAGTGGCGCTGTGTGCTGAAAATCAGTGAGCGCACGCCCTCTGCACTTGCCATTCTGGAGAATGCCAACGTGCTGGCCCGTTATGCCAGTATCTGCCAGCAG AATGGCATTGTGCCTATTGTGGAACCTGAAATATTGCCTGATGGAGACCATGACCTCAAACGTTGTCAGTATGTTACAGAGAAG GTCTTGGCTGCTGTGTACAAGGCCCTGAGTGACCATCATGTGTACCTGGAGGGGACCCTGCTCAAGCCCAACATGGTGACCCCTGGCCATGCCTGTCCTATCAAGTATACCCCAGAGGAGATTGCCATGGCAACTGTCACTGCCCTGCGTCGCACTGTGCCCCCAGCTGTCCCAG GAGTGACCTTCCTGTCTGGGGGTCAGAGCGAAGAGGAGGCATCACTCAACCTCAATGCCATCAACCGCTGCCCCCTTCCCCGGCCCTGGGCGCTTACCTTCTCCTATGGTCGTGCCCTGCAAGCCTCTGCACTCAATGCCTGGCGAGGGCAACGGGACAATGCTGGGGCTGCCACTGAGGAGTTCATCAAGCGGGCTGAG GTAAATGGGCTTGCAGCCCAGGGCAAGTATGAAGGCAGTGGAGAAGATGGTGGAGCAGCAGCACAGTCCCTCTACATTGCCAACCATGCCTACTGA